In a single window of the Drosophila subpulchrella strain 33 F10 #4 breed RU33 chromosome X, RU_Dsub_v1.1 Primary Assembly, whole genome shotgun sequence genome:
- the LOC119557151 gene encoding T-complex protein 11-like protein 1, with protein MDAQENRNGQTGPSAGQDELEERRMRTDSESSVESMTRFVLPSLDGTPPKIVTLDEVSSMFKNLRNMELAHEIALNPEFKLQKYEPPSDSLEGAIKKMVHKAFWDLLRQQLDRQPPSYDQAIRLLAEIKECFPQLLSPNNERALAHINEVLDDSVIRQQAEKGTLDFKSYASFVINILSRSCSPARDEAVAALREIDDVVDTFRSILELMTLMKLDMANFMLALARTEIAANSVQYEKEKFSKYLREFHGNAGFPATEDWLQRHRSSSNDETIYNAYMQLIHYPADKEFPELLRIDKERFAGLCLRAQRLILCASLISIAQSTPIISQRRENRIKLAQQLDIIVQDVKNQDQVATAIESCYEQIRSFVNKALEQENMPMMSEADQEALKNQVLKLANKASPVPSLMAKRLDGYVRVTLRSNGSIPPPPAGFVDFQEELVAFIASFRRLVSYNHAVFGEHFHKILNKALSEEETESTAPTGSGITAGQAQTAKP; from the exons ATGCGGACGGACAGCGAGAGTTCCGTGGAGAGCATGACGCGCTTTGTGCTGCCCAGCTTGGATGGCACTCCGCCGAAGATCGTGACCCTGGACGAGGTGTCCAGCATGTTCAAGAACCTGCGGAACATGGAGCTGGCCCACGAGATAGCCCTCAATCCGGAGTTCAAGCTGCAGAAGTACGAGCCGCCATCGGATAG CTTGGAGGGCGCCATTAAGAAGATGGTGCACAAGGCCTTCTGGGATCTGCTGCGCCAGCAACTGGACCGCCAGCCTCCGTCATATGACCAGGCCATCCGTCTGCTGGCCGAGATCAAGGAGTGTTTCCCCCAGCTCCTGTCGCCCAACAACGAACGCGCCTTGGCCCACATCAACGAGGTGCTCGATGACTCCGTCATCCGCCAGCAGGCCGAAAAGGGCACCCTGGACTTCAAGTCGTATGCCAGCTTTGTAATCAACATCCTCTCGCGATCTTGTTCTCCGGCCCGCGACGAAGCGGTGGCCGCCCTGCGGGAGATCGACGATGTGGTGGACACCTTCCGCAGCATCCTCGAGCTGATGACCCTGATGAAGCTGGATATGGCCAACTTTATGCTGGCACTGGCGCGCACCGAGATCGCTGCCAATTCAGTGCAGTACGAGAAGGAGAAGTTCAGCAAGTACTTGCGGGAGTTCCATGGAAATG CTGGCTTTCCGGCCACCGAGGACTGGCTGCAGCGTCATCGCTCCAGCAGCAACGATGAGACCATCTACAATGCCTATATGCAGCTGATCCACTATCCGGCGGACAAGGAGTTCCCGGAACTGCTGCGCATCGACAAGGAGCGTTTCGCCGGCCTCTGTTTGCGTGCCCAGCGCTTGATCCTGTGCGCCTCGCTCATCTCGATTGCCCAGAGCACTCCCATCATTTCGCAGCGTCGCGAGAATCGCATCAAGCTGGCCCAGCAGCTGGACATCATTGTGCAGGATGTCAAGAACCAGGA ccAAGTAGCCACTGCCATCGAAAGTTGCTACGAGCAGATTCGTTCGTTCGTGAACAAGGCCCTGGAGCAGGAGAATATGCCGATGATGAGCGAGGCTGACCAGGAGGCACTCAAGAACCAGGTGCTCAAGCTGGCCAACAAGGCCTCTCCGGTGCCCAGTTTAATGG cCAAGCGTTTGGATGGCTATGTCCGGGTGACACTCCGCTCCAACGGAAGCATTCCGCCGCCGCCTGCTGGATTCGTTGACTTTCAGGAAGAGCTGGTTGCATTTATTGCCTCGTTCCGTCGCCTTGTGTCCTACAACCATGCCGTTTTCGGGGAGCACTTCCACAAGATCCTTAACAAGGCCCTAAGCGAGGAGGAGACCGAGTCCACTGCTCCAACGGGCAGTGGAATAACCGCTGGCCAGGCTCAGACTGCCAAACCTTAG